A genomic segment from Neobacillus sp. YX16 encodes:
- a CDS encoding ABC transporter ATP-binding protein: MTANTPLLQVNNAGIRFGGLKAVSDVNLELKQGELVGLIGPNGAGKTTFFNLLTGVYVPTEGSIELDGDKLNGLAPYKITKKGISRTFQNIRLFSELSVLDNVKVAYHSLAKHSILSSIFRLPKHFSEEKYMEEKAIEFLKIFNLDNVMHETAKNLPYGQQRRLEIARALAANPKLLLLDEPAAGMNPQETEELMNLIALIRKKFDLTILLIEHDMLLVMGVCERIYVLDHGQLIADGTPEQIRNNPKVIEAYLGEEVS, from the coding sequence ATGACAGCAAACACCCCATTGCTTCAAGTAAATAATGCAGGTATCCGTTTTGGCGGATTAAAGGCTGTTTCAGACGTGAACCTCGAGTTAAAGCAAGGTGAATTAGTAGGTTTGATTGGACCAAATGGTGCCGGTAAAACAACTTTTTTCAACCTGTTAACCGGAGTATATGTGCCTACCGAAGGCAGTATTGAATTAGATGGAGATAAATTAAATGGTTTAGCACCCTATAAAATTACTAAAAAAGGTATAAGCAGGACCTTTCAAAATATTCGTCTATTCAGCGAATTGTCGGTGCTTGATAATGTAAAGGTTGCATACCACTCCCTTGCGAAGCATTCGATTCTGAGTTCGATATTCCGCCTCCCTAAACACTTTTCAGAAGAAAAGTATATGGAAGAAAAGGCAATTGAATTTTTAAAGATTTTTAATTTAGATAATGTCATGCATGAAACGGCGAAGAATCTGCCGTACGGTCAGCAGCGCCGTCTAGAGATTGCGAGAGCGCTGGCAGCCAATCCAAAGCTTTTACTCCTGGACGAACCTGCAGCGGGTATGAATCCACAGGAAACAGAGGAATTAATGAATTTGATTGCGTTAATTCGTAAAAAGTTTGATTTAACGATCCTTTTGATTGAGCATGACATGCTCCTTGTAATGGGTGTATGTGAGCGTATTTATGTACTAGACCACGGTCAGCTTATTGCAGATGGGACTCCTGAACAAATCAGAAATAATCCAAAAGTCATCGAAGCGTATCTTGGGGAGGAGGTTTCGTAA
- a CDS encoding PRK06851 family protein, whose protein sequence is MAGKIKNYFAGGNTARGFHSLYDSNLQGLERIYILKGGPGTGKSSLMKKIGDEWVEKGYDIEYLHCSSDNSSIDGVIIRALKVGIVDGTAPHVIEPKAPGAVEQYINLGEAWDAKALAAEKKNIERLTNQISASFHIAYSTFKQALDVHDDWEKIYIENMDFEKADQLTNKLIQSFFGKLKINKQSDIRHRFLGAATPKGAVDFVPNLTEDIEKRYFIKGRPGSGKSTMLKKLAAAAEARGIDIEVFHCGFDPNSLDMVIFRELGIAIFDSTAPHEYFPSRAGDEIIDMYELLINPGTDEIYEDQIKPIAASYKSKMKEAISYLARAKELHDKLEAIYVPAMDFSVVEDIQNRIAEEIRELELNNIYSTQ, encoded by the coding sequence GTGGCTGGTAAGATAAAAAATTATTTTGCAGGCGGGAATACAGCAAGAGGATTCCATAGCCTATATGATTCAAATCTCCAAGGACTGGAACGAATCTATATTCTTAAAGGTGGTCCTGGGACGGGAAAATCCTCGCTGATGAAAAAAATAGGCGATGAATGGGTCGAAAAAGGATATGATATCGAATACTTACATTGCTCGTCAGATAATAGTTCCATAGATGGTGTCATCATTCGTGCCTTAAAGGTAGGAATCGTTGATGGAACAGCGCCACATGTCATCGAACCCAAGGCCCCAGGTGCAGTAGAACAGTATATTAATTTGGGTGAGGCATGGGACGCAAAAGCACTTGCTGCCGAGAAAAAGAACATTGAGCGCTTAACAAACCAAATTAGTGCCTCCTTTCATATAGCCTACTCCACCTTTAAGCAGGCATTAGATGTTCATGATGATTGGGAGAAAATTTATATTGAAAACATGGATTTTGAAAAAGCAGACCAGCTGACCAATAAATTAATTCAGTCCTTTTTTGGCAAGCTGAAAATAAATAAGCAATCCGATATCCGCCATCGATTCCTAGGAGCAGCAACACCAAAGGGAGCTGTCGATTTTGTTCCGAATTTAACGGAGGATATTGAAAAGCGTTATTTTATTAAAGGACGTCCTGGTTCTGGAAAGTCGACTATGTTAAAGAAGTTAGCAGCAGCTGCAGAAGCAAGAGGGATTGATATAGAGGTTTTTCACTGCGGATTTGATCCCAATAGTTTGGATATGGTTATTTTTAGAGAGCTTGGCATTGCCATTTTTGACAGTACGGCTCCACACGAATACTTTCCAAGCCGTGCCGGCGATGAAATCATTGATATGTATGAGCTTCTGATTAATCCGGGAACAGATGAAATCTATGAAGATCAAATTAAACCAATCGCGGCAAGCTATAAAAGTAAAATGAAGGAAGCTATCTCTTATTTAGCAAGAGCAAAAGAACTTCATGATAAGCTGGAAGCCATTTATGTTCCGGCGATGGATTTTTCTGTGGTCGAAGATATTCAGAACAGGATTGCCGAGGAAATCAGAGAGTTAGAATTAAACAATATTTACAGCACTCAGTAG
- the ybaK gene encoding Cys-tRNA(Pro) deacylase, with amino-acid sequence MAKVKTNAIRILDSKKITYEVLTYENQDGKIDGVSVAVKIGRDPREVYKTLVAQGASKSIYVFVIPVEAELDLKKAAKAAGEKNVEMIPVKDILKWTGYIRGGCSPIGMKKEYKTFIDESCIELENMVVSAGKIGVQIVIDPKMLVNLTSAETPDVRK; translated from the coding sequence ATGGCAAAGGTCAAAACGAATGCTATTCGGATTCTCGATAGCAAAAAGATAACTTATGAAGTGCTTACATATGAAAATCAAGATGGAAAAATTGATGGAGTTTCTGTTGCCGTGAAGATAGGCAGAGATCCTCGTGAAGTCTATAAAACGCTTGTCGCACAAGGAGCAAGCAAAAGTATCTACGTATTTGTAATACCAGTCGAAGCAGAATTAGATTTAAAAAAAGCCGCAAAGGCAGCCGGGGAAAAGAACGTGGAGATGATTCCTGTTAAGGACATTCTGAAATGGACGGGCTATATCCGCGGCGGCTGTTCACCGATTGGGATGAAAAAGGAATATAAGACATTTATAGATGAGAGCTGCATAGAACTTGAAAATATGGTAGTCAGCGCTGGGAAAATCGGTGTTCAAATTGTAATTGATCCAAAAATGTTAGTAAATCTGACAAGCGCTGAAACACCTGATGTTAGAAAATAA
- a CDS encoding branched-chain amino acid ABC transporter permease, which translates to MNILRTAKGFWSSIVLAIVFGVVMQFLITGEIINFFYVNTLYFIGINIILAASLHLIIGITGQFSIGHAGFLAVGAYASAIITMKLELPFALGLLAGGVAAAIAGLIIGIPTLRLKGDYLAIATLGFGEIVRIVFLNIEYVGGASGMTVTQLTTWPWLFGSILLTLIVIRNFTNSTHGRACISVRENEIAADAMGINTTYYKVVAFAIGAFFAGVAGALYAHNFFIIQPTNFGFLKSFDILIFVVLGGLGSMSGAVLAAILLTIVSTFLQSFPELRMIIYSLVLVLMMLYRPQGIMGTRELTSFFKFGKSAKGGVNS; encoded by the coding sequence ATGAATATACTCAGGACTGCGAAAGGTTTTTGGTCATCAATCGTTTTAGCCATTGTTTTTGGTGTTGTGATGCAATTTTTAATTACCGGAGAAATAATTAACTTCTTCTATGTGAACACACTATACTTTATTGGTATTAATATTATTCTTGCTGCCAGCTTACATTTGATCATTGGAATTACTGGACAGTTTTCGATTGGACATGCAGGCTTCCTGGCTGTAGGTGCTTATGCCTCTGCCATTATAACAATGAAATTAGAGCTTCCCTTCGCTCTTGGTCTATTAGCGGGAGGAGTAGCAGCTGCAATTGCAGGCTTAATAATTGGAATTCCTACACTTCGGCTAAAAGGAGATTATCTTGCGATTGCCACACTTGGGTTTGGTGAAATTGTCCGGATTGTCTTTTTAAATATTGAATATGTTGGCGGAGCAAGCGGGATGACTGTTACCCAGCTTACGACTTGGCCATGGCTATTTGGAAGTATCCTTCTAACATTAATCGTCATCAGAAACTTTACCAATTCAACACATGGACGAGCCTGCATTTCTGTCAGAGAAAATGAAATTGCAGCTGATGCCATGGGGATTAACACTACTTACTATAAGGTAGTCGCGTTTGCGATCGGAGCCTTTTTCGCTGGAGTTGCAGGTGCTTTGTATGCACATAACTTTTTCATTATCCAGCCGACAAACTTCGGTTTCTTAAAATCGTTTGATATTTTAATCTTTGTGGTACTTGGAGGATTAGGAAGTATGTCTGGTGCGGTACTGGCTGCGATTCTCCTAACAATCGTTTCTACATTCCTGCAAAGCTTTCCTGAATTACGAATGATTATTTATAGCTTAGTATTGGTACTGATGATGCTTTACCGTCCACAGGGAATTATGGGCACAAGAGAATTGACCTCATTCTTTAAGTTTGGCAAGTCTGCAAAAGGAGGAGTCAACTCATGA
- a CDS encoding MFS transporter, with translation MAMKKEISHRKLLWVSGTGWMFDALDVGMLSFIIAALKVEWDLSSEQMGWIGSVQSIGMAVGALIFGLMADRIGRKNVFIITLLLFSIGSGISAFATSITVFLILRFFIGMGLGGELPVASTLVSESVPAEKRGRIVVLLESFWAAGWLIAAVISYFIIPKYGWSTALLISATPALYALYLRVGLPDSPRFEAIKEKEKISPFQSLANLWTNEYRRRTTMLWIVWFCVVFSYYGMFLWLPSVMVLKGFSLIKSFGYVLIMTLAQLPGYFTAAWAIERFGRKFVLAVYLIGTAISAFLFGNAESTTLLITSGILLSFFNLGAWGGLYAYTPEQYPTIIRGTGSGSAAAFGRLGGVLGPLLVGYLVAQNTSISTIFTIFCISVFVAAFAVIFLGKETKNKVLV, from the coding sequence CTGGCTATGAAAAAAGAAATTTCTCACCGGAAATTACTCTGGGTTTCCGGAACAGGCTGGATGTTTGATGCATTAGATGTGGGTATGCTTTCCTTCATTATTGCGGCATTGAAAGTAGAATGGGATTTATCATCTGAGCAAATGGGTTGGATTGGGAGTGTCCAATCGATTGGGATGGCTGTAGGGGCATTAATTTTCGGATTAATGGCAGACCGAATTGGCCGGAAAAATGTGTTTATCATTACGTTATTATTATTTTCAATCGGAAGCGGAATTTCAGCGTTTGCCACATCGATTACTGTCTTCCTTATATTAAGATTTTTTATTGGCATGGGTCTTGGCGGAGAGCTTCCCGTTGCCTCGACACTTGTTTCTGAAAGTGTTCCTGCCGAAAAACGAGGACGGATTGTCGTATTACTAGAAAGCTTTTGGGCAGCTGGGTGGCTGATTGCTGCAGTTATTTCTTATTTTATTATTCCAAAGTATGGATGGTCGACTGCCTTGTTAATTAGTGCAACACCTGCACTTTATGCTTTATATTTACGAGTTGGTTTACCTGACTCACCGAGATTCGAAGCGATTAAGGAGAAAGAAAAGATTTCTCCGTTTCAAAGTCTTGCTAATCTATGGACGAACGAGTATCGCCGCCGTACAACGATGCTATGGATTGTTTGGTTCTGTGTTGTTTTCTCCTATTATGGAATGTTTCTATGGCTTCCAAGTGTGATGGTATTGAAAGGTTTTAGTCTAATCAAAAGCTTTGGGTATGTTTTAATTATGACCCTTGCTCAATTACCAGGTTATTTTACGGCTGCTTGGGCGATTGAAAGATTCGGCCGGAAATTTGTCTTAGCTGTCTACTTAATTGGAACGGCGATCAGTGCTTTTCTTTTTGGAAATGCAGAGTCAACGACACTGTTAATTACCTCGGGTATTCTGTTATCCTTCTTTAATCTTGGAGCTTGGGGAGGATTATACGCTTATACGCCGGAACAGTATCCTACGATTATCCGTGGAACCGGGTCAGGATCTGCAGCGGCATTTGGCCGGTTAGGCGGAGTGCTTGGACCGTTATTGGTTGGTTATTTAGTGGCACAAAATACATCCATTTCCACCATTTTTACGATCTTTTGTATATCAGTTTTCGTTGCTGCCTTTGCCGTTATTTTCTTAGGAAAAGAAACGAAAAATAAAGTATTAGTATAA
- a CDS encoding ABC transporter ATP-binding protein: MLKIEDINVFYGNIHALKGVSLDINEGEIVTLIGANGAGKSTLLKTISGLLKPKNGSILFEGQSISGKVAQSIVKQGLSHVPEGRRVFANMSVEENLELGAYLRKDKQGIKEDFEKVYNLFPRLLERRKQLSGTLSGGEQQMLAMGRALMARPKLLLLDEPSMGLAPLLVKTIFRIIEEINKSGTTILLVEQNANMALSIADRAYVIETGKIVISGSSEELNQSDQIRMAYLGGH, translated from the coding sequence ATGCTAAAAATTGAGGATATTAACGTGTTCTATGGTAATATTCATGCCTTAAAGGGTGTATCACTTGATATTAATGAAGGGGAAATCGTTACCTTGATTGGAGCAAATGGCGCGGGGAAAAGTACGCTGTTAAAAACAATTTCCGGTTTACTAAAGCCAAAAAACGGGAGTATCTTGTTTGAAGGACAATCCATTTCAGGCAAGGTTGCTCAGTCTATCGTGAAACAGGGACTTTCGCATGTTCCTGAAGGCCGTCGTGTGTTTGCCAACATGTCTGTTGAAGAGAATCTTGAATTAGGAGCTTATTTACGGAAGGATAAGCAAGGGATAAAGGAGGACTTTGAAAAGGTCTACAATCTATTTCCTCGTTTACTCGAACGGCGTAAGCAGCTGTCTGGTACGTTATCAGGCGGTGAGCAGCAAATGCTGGCAATGGGCAGAGCCTTGATGGCACGCCCAAAGCTCTTACTATTGGACGAACCATCTATGGGACTAGCACCGCTTTTAGTTAAGACGATTTTTCGGATTATCGAAGAAATCAATAAGTCAGGCACTACGATTCTATTAGTTGAGCAAAATGCAAACATGGCGTTATCAATCGCTGACCGCGCCTACGTCATCGAGACTGGAAAAATCGTGATCTCAGGATCCTCCGAAGAGTTAAACCAGAGCGACCAAATACGAATGGCTTACTTGGGCGGCCATTAA
- a CDS encoding ABC transporter substrate-binding protein, producing the protein MRKKKLAGIFMSFMMAAGVLAGCGGSSTTSGEKDGETVKIGANLELSGGVASYGQSIQEGLKLAIEEINKEGIDGKKLELVTFDNKSDAAEATNGAIKLISQDKVSAIVGAATSTNTLAQVEIAQKNKTPLITPTGTNSTITSKDGVLNDFVFRTCFIDPFQGTVAANFASTDLKVKNAAIIIDSSSDYSKGLAASFQESFEGNGGKVVAEEAYVAKDTDFNAILTNIKAKNPEFIFLPGFYEEVGLIIKQARALGIDVPIMGGDGWDSPTLVDIAGADPLNNTFITNHYSSGDSDPKVQDFVKAFEGKYDGKSPDAFAALGYDTAYYIADAVKRAGSGDPEKIKKALEETDGLGLVSGNMKLDKNHDPIKAAVILEYKGGKQEFNTKVNP; encoded by the coding sequence GTGAGAAAGAAAAAACTTGCAGGTATTTTTATGTCGTTCATGATGGCGGCAGGCGTGTTGGCCGGCTGTGGTGGTTCATCCACTACTAGCGGTGAAAAAGATGGCGAAACGGTAAAAATTGGTGCCAATCTTGAACTTTCAGGCGGGGTAGCTTCTTACGGTCAATCGATTCAAGAAGGTCTGAAATTGGCAATTGAAGAGATTAACAAAGAAGGCATTGATGGCAAGAAGTTAGAGCTCGTAACCTTCGATAATAAATCAGATGCGGCGGAAGCAACAAACGGTGCCATTAAGCTAATCAGCCAAGATAAAGTTTCAGCAATTGTGGGTGCAGCTACAAGTACAAATACATTGGCTCAGGTGGAAATTGCTCAAAAGAACAAAACTCCACTAATCACACCAACTGGAACAAACTCAACGATTACAAGTAAGGATGGAGTCCTTAATGACTTTGTATTCCGTACTTGTTTCATCGACCCATTCCAAGGAACAGTAGCGGCTAACTTTGCTTCTACTGATTTAAAAGTAAAAAATGCAGCGATTATTATTGACAGCTCTAGTGACTATTCAAAAGGTCTTGCAGCTTCTTTCCAAGAATCATTTGAAGGAAATGGCGGTAAGGTTGTAGCTGAAGAGGCTTATGTAGCTAAGGATACAGATTTCAATGCGATCTTAACCAATATTAAAGCGAAAAATCCAGAATTCATATTCCTTCCTGGTTTCTATGAAGAAGTTGGATTAATTATCAAGCAGGCTCGTGCACTTGGAATTGATGTTCCAATCATGGGCGGCGATGGCTGGGATTCTCCTACTCTAGTAGATATTGCTGGAGCAGATCCATTAAACAATACATTTATTACAAACCACTATTCTTCTGGAGACTCTGATCCAAAAGTACAGGATTTCGTAAAAGCATTCGAAGGTAAATATGATGGTAAATCTCCTGATGCCTTTGCTGCTTTAGGCTATGACACTGCTTACTACATTGCAGATGCGGTTAAGCGTGCTGGAAGCGGAGACCCTGAGAAAATCAAAAAAGCACTTGAAGAAACAGATGGTCTTGGGCTTGTATCAGGTAACATGAAACTTGATAAAAACCATGATCCTATCAAAGCTGCTGTTATCTTAGAATACAAAGGCGGCAAACAAGAGTTTAATACAAAGGTTAACCCATAA
- a CDS encoding TIGR04190 family B12-binding domain/radical SAM domain protein, protein MKYDLVLLHAPSVYDFRKNSLLAGPISDVVPSSPVFEMYPIGLTSIADYLERFGLRVKIINIANRMLMSEKFDVEKKLRKIKTRAFGIDLHWLPHAHGSIELAKIVKRLHPDTPMIFGGLSATYYHKELMDYPFIDFVLRGDSTEKLMLLLMNKLELGNTHYADIPNLTWKKGSEIGYNPITYVPKDLDDLDVPGYRYTVRSVFKYRNFLDPLPYKGWLEYPNTALLTARGCSQNCLICGGSKDAYDQNCGRSSLALRSPEKLMEDIQFISRFSRAPIFILHDLRQGGREYVKEFFNRLKKLNLKNEIVFELFQYAGEEFFQMMNNSCSKYSIEITLETHDEKIRRYNGKFNCTNPKVIETLNFALKHGAKKIDLFFMTGIPSQTYQSAIENIDFCEKIHLSCNQDPRLFYFVAPLAPFLDPASPAFENPELHGFKKFCHTLEDHRKAITQPSWKHMLSYETTQMTRDDIVKSTYDSAQKLNEFKLKYGLIDQAGYDEIKGKIEKSQAYIEKIDYVLSLPEEEQKAELALIQKEIEELNKYSICGKNELKWEVQKNYANFFSLALVGLEQLYEEYATKIKHSFQPKLRHQFKLETEHQNAKM, encoded by the coding sequence ATGAAGTATGATTTAGTCCTTTTACACGCACCAAGTGTTTATGACTTTCGAAAAAATTCCCTGCTGGCAGGACCCATTAGCGATGTAGTGCCGTCATCACCAGTATTTGAAATGTATCCAATTGGATTAACAAGTATTGCGGATTATTTAGAACGGTTCGGTCTTCGCGTTAAAATTATCAATATTGCAAACCGGATGCTGATGAGTGAGAAGTTCGATGTAGAAAAGAAGCTAAGAAAAATCAAAACACGTGCCTTCGGAATTGACCTGCACTGGCTGCCGCATGCACACGGCAGTATCGAATTAGCTAAAATTGTTAAGAGACTGCACCCAGATACACCCATGATTTTCGGAGGTTTATCGGCTACCTATTATCATAAGGAGCTAATGGACTATCCATTTATTGATTTCGTCCTGCGTGGTGACTCAACAGAAAAACTTATGCTTTTGCTGATGAATAAATTAGAACTCGGAAATACTCACTATGCTGACATTCCGAACTTAACCTGGAAAAAAGGCAGCGAAATTGGCTATAATCCTATTACCTACGTACCAAAGGATTTAGATGATCTAGACGTACCAGGCTACCGCTATACAGTCCGTTCCGTCTTTAAATATCGCAACTTTCTAGACCCTCTGCCATACAAAGGCTGGCTTGAATATCCTAACACCGCGTTACTAACAGCAAGAGGCTGTTCGCAGAACTGTCTCATCTGCGGCGGTTCAAAGGATGCCTATGATCAAAACTGTGGAAGAAGTTCTCTTGCCCTACGTTCACCAGAAAAGCTAATGGAAGACATTCAGTTTATTTCTCGCTTCAGCCGTGCACCAATCTTTATCCTGCATGACCTTAGGCAAGGCGGCAGGGAATATGTCAAAGAGTTCTTCAACCGTCTAAAGAAGCTTAATCTTAAAAATGAAATTGTCTTTGAATTATTCCAATATGCGGGTGAAGAGTTTTTTCAAATGATGAATAACAGCTGTTCTAAATATAGCATTGAGATTACCCTGGAAACACACGATGAAAAAATCAGACGTTATAATGGAAAATTCAATTGTACCAATCCAAAGGTGATTGAAACACTTAACTTTGCCTTAAAGCATGGTGCTAAAAAGATAGACTTGTTCTTTATGACAGGTATTCCTAGTCAAACGTACCAAAGCGCAATTGAAAATATTGATTTTTGTGAGAAAATCCATCTTTCTTGTAATCAAGACCCTAGACTATTCTATTTTGTTGCACCTCTTGCACCGTTCCTTGACCCTGCAAGCCCAGCATTTGAAAATCCAGAGCTACATGGCTTTAAGAAATTCTGTCATACGCTTGAGGACCACCGCAAGGCGATTACCCAGCCATCCTGGAAGCATATGCTCAGCTATGAAACGACACAAATGACACGTGATGATATCGTAAAATCCACCTACGATTCTGCTCAAAAGTTAAATGAATTCAAATTAAAATACGGTCTAATTGATCAAGCTGGCTACGATGAAATTAAAGGTAAAATTGAAAAATCACAAGCCTATATTGAAAAAATTGATTATGTTCTTTCACTGCCAGAAGAAGAGCAGAAGGCGGAATTGGCATTAATTCAGAAAGAGATTGAAGAGTTAAATAAATATAGTATTTGCGGTAAGAACGAGCTGAAATGGGAGGTACAAAAGAATTACGCAAACTTCTTCTCCCTTGCATTAGTTGGTTTAGAGCAGCTCTATGAAGAGTATGCAACAAAAATCAAACATTCCTTTCAACCAAAGCTTCGTCATCAATTTAAACTAGAAACCGAACATCAGAATGCAAAAATGTAA
- a CDS encoding branched-chain amino acid ABC transporter permease, translated as MEFLQQLVNGVSLGSIYALIALGYTMVYGIVKLINFAHGDVFMVGAFIGFYSITILDLGFFPSLLISMAVCAILGVLIERIAYKPLRNATRIAALITAIGVSLLIEYGVIYVRGAQPEAYPSDLIPATSLDFLGVKVSSQSLLILGTSVVLMILLQFIVHKTKIGKAMRAVSYDMDAARLMGINVNNTISATFAIGSALAGAAGVAFGMYYTKIEPLMGIIPGLKAFVAAVLGGIGIIPGAMVGGLLLGVIESLVSAAGFSLWRDGVAFVVLILILIFRPAGLFGKNVREKV; from the coding sequence ATGGAATTTTTACAACAGCTGGTCAACGGGGTGTCGTTAGGCAGTATTTATGCCTTGATTGCCCTTGGGTATACAATGGTGTACGGAATTGTAAAATTAATTAACTTTGCCCATGGAGACGTCTTCATGGTTGGTGCATTTATCGGTTTTTACTCTATTACGATACTAGATTTGGGATTTTTCCCTTCCTTGCTTATTTCCATGGCAGTTTGTGCCATCTTAGGGGTTCTCATTGAAAGAATCGCCTACAAACCTTTGCGTAATGCCACTAGAATTGCGGCTCTTATTACTGCAATTGGAGTATCATTGTTAATTGAATATGGAGTCATTTATGTTCGAGGTGCTCAGCCAGAAGCATATCCTAGTGACTTGATTCCGGCAACAAGCTTAGATTTCTTAGGTGTAAAGGTGAGCAGTCAGTCACTGCTAATTTTAGGTACTTCTGTAGTATTAATGATCTTATTGCAATTTATCGTACATAAGACAAAAATTGGAAAAGCTATGCGTGCAGTCTCTTATGATATGGATGCAGCAAGATTGATGGGAATTAACGTTAACAATACTATTTCCGCAACCTTTGCGATTGGGTCAGCGTTAGCGGGTGCAGCGGGTGTTGCTTTCGGAATGTATTATACAAAAATTGAGCCGTTAATGGGAATTATCCCAGGCCTTAAAGCCTTCGTTGCAGCCGTCTTAGGCGGCATTGGAATTATTCCAGGAGCAATGGTTGGCGGTCTATTATTAGGTGTTATCGAGTCACTGGTAAGTGCAGCAGGCTTCTCACTTTGGCGAGATGGTGTGGCATTTGTCGTATTGATTTTAATTTTGATTTTCCGTCCAGCCGGTTTATTCGGTAAAAATGTACGGGAAAAAGTGTAG